The DNA region CGTCCTAGCCGCCATGGTCGTTTCGAAAGCATTACCGTGACCATCGAGGTCCGATCACGCTCTCACCTGGAGTCGGTGTATTCCGAAGTTCGGGACGTGCCGGCGGTGGTGATGACGCTTTGAATGCGGGGCGGGAGACGGAAGATGGGAGACGGTAGACGGATGATGGGGCATTGATAATGGTTACATCCTGCCAATCAGCCAAGGGTTCAGCCCGGGAACTCCTGGTTCGCCACCTGGGTCGTCAGCCCTACGAGACGGTCTGGGCGGCGATGCGCGATTTCACCGACGAGCGTGATGAGTCCACGGCCGACGAGTTGTGGCTGGTCGAGCATGATCCGGTGTTTACCCAGGGGTTGGCCGGCAAGCCCGAGCATCTGATCAATCCGGGCAATATCCCGGTGGTCCAGACCGATCGCGGCGGGCAGGTGACCTATCACGGTCCGGGCCAGGTCGTGGCCTACCCGCTGCTCGACCTGGAGCGGCTCGGCGTGGGTGTGCGCTGCCTGGTCGATCGCCTCGAGCAGGCCGTTATCGACGTGCTGGCCGGCCACGCGGTGGTCGGCACCCGCAAGGATGGCGCTCCCGGAGTGTTCGTCGACGCCGCCAAGATTGCCTCCATCGGCCTCAAGGTTCGGCGCGGACGCACGTATCACGGCCTGGCCTTCAACGTTGATATGGATCTCACCCCCTTTTCCTGGATCAATCCCTGTGGATTTGCCGGGTTGGAGATGACGCAGGTAAGTGCCCACGTCCCCGAAGCGCAGTGGCAGGACATGGCCGACAAGCTGGTGAAGGCACTGGCGCCCCTGATGGGTTACCATCGAACCGACATACAGGACACGATGCCGGAGAAGCTTCGAACTGAAGCCGTCGTATCCGGTCATAGCTGACATGAAAACGAACCTGATCCGCTTCTCGCTTCTTGCAGTGCTGGCGCTGGTTTCCGTCCCGGCGCTGATGGGACTCTACACGCCCACCTCGGCGCCGGCGGCGATTACC from Wenzhouxiangella sp. AB-CW3 includes:
- the lipB gene encoding lipoyl(octanoyl) transferase LipB translates to MVTSCQSAKGSARELLVRHLGRQPYETVWAAMRDFTDERDESTADELWLVEHDPVFTQGLAGKPEHLINPGNIPVVQTDRGGQVTYHGPGQVVAYPLLDLERLGVGVRCLVDRLEQAVIDVLAGHAVVGTRKDGAPGVFVDAAKIASIGLKVRRGRTYHGLAFNVDMDLTPFSWINPCGFAGLEMTQVSAHVPEAQWQDMADKLVKALAPLMGYHRTDIQDTMPEKLRTEAVVSGHS